One window of the Lactobacillus sp. PV034 genome contains the following:
- a CDS encoding MFS transporter, with translation MNVFLKNKDYRRLSIANFLSSAGDILFYLAFMTYASKLKNYSLALSLIAISESIPRLFDIFGGYLADKTHNKFKNIFLMAVVRFILYGLVGILFVTNISQWSLVIAVVIINFISDTVGAYSGGLNVPLIVEVVGQEEFAEAEGFTNGISQVITTVAQFIGSGLLLFLSYSNLAFVNAFTFLFAGFLYASVGLRRKKEISFQDAQEVNEQKFWATMKSSYIQIRKSSGLLSVVLVIALLNGALSAIGSLLPIVMAAHRSTMLISTYSFTLALIGLIVSAGAILGSTLGLQLFKKQTVFFMVLIAIALSVMTTVAGLFANILIILPFYFLLAAVVSIASLKMQQWLVTTIDQKILASSVGLLNTIVMATAPVMTTILTTISGSTNVKYALLTLLVVEIIILFVAIKLYAKDKVNVEVKVPTVIND, from the coding sequence ATGAATGTATTTTTAAAAAATAAAGATTACCGCAGACTATCAATCGCTAATTTCTTATCTAGTGCCGGAGATATTCTTTTTTATTTGGCATTTATGACTTACGCAAGTAAATTAAAGAATTATTCCCTAGCACTATCATTAATTGCAATTTCAGAATCTATTCCTAGATTATTTGATATTTTTGGTGGCTATTTAGCTGATAAAACACACAATAAATTCAAAAATATCTTCTTAATGGCTGTCGTTAGATTCATTCTTTATGGACTAGTAGGAATATTATTCGTTACGAATATATCTCAATGGAGCCTAGTAATTGCTGTAGTTATTATTAATTTTATTTCTGATACAGTTGGTGCTTATTCGGGTGGACTCAATGTTCCTTTAATCGTAGAAGTAGTTGGCCAAGAAGAATTTGCAGAAGCTGAGGGTTTTACCAATGGGATCAGTCAAGTTATTACTACTGTGGCTCAATTTATTGGATCAGGCTTGTTACTTTTTCTGTCTTACTCTAATCTAGCATTCGTTAATGCATTTACATTTTTATTTGCAGGCTTTTTATACGCTAGTGTAGGACTTCGTCGTAAAAAAGAAATAAGCTTCCAAGATGCACAAGAAGTAAATGAGCAAAAATTTTGGGCTACAATGAAGTCTTCATATATTCAAATAAGAAAATCTTCAGGCTTATTATCGGTAGTTTTAGTAATTGCACTTCTTAATGGAGCTTTATCTGCCATCGGTTCATTATTACCAATAGTAATGGCCGCTCATCGTTCAACTATGCTTATTTCTACTTATAGTTTCACTCTCGCATTAATTGGACTAATAGTAAGTGCTGGTGCGATCTTGGGTAGTACTCTTGGACTACAATTATTTAAAAAGCAGACAGTATTTTTTATGGTTCTTATAGCAATTGCTTTAAGTGTAATGACTACAGTAGCTGGTTTATTTGCTAATATTCTTATAATTTTGCCTTTTTACTTTTTATTAGCTGCAGTTGTAAGTATTGCTTCCCTAAAAATGCAACAATGGTTAGTTACTACAATTGATCAGAAGATTTTAGCTTCAAGTGTGGGCCTGCTTAATACAATTGTTATGGCTACAGCACCAGTAATGACTACAATATTAACAACCATTTCCGGTTCAACTAATGTTAAATATGCATTACTTACACTGTTAGTAGTTGAAATTATTATTTTATTCGTAGCTATTAAATTATATGCTAAAGATAAAGTAAATGTTGAAGTTAAAGTACCCACTGT
- a CDS encoding DUF4097 family beta strand repeat-containing protein yields the protein MFISEKIFLSSIAIVLTLFSGGIAIQNVSAANYQSKNTTITSLPSQVINQVSISSINDNVYVKVGNKLKVNYDGPQKYAPTVQVKNKCLEISSSRHFAFNFFSKKNYNITITLPKDYLQSFSINSSNGNVTVEQINTQKGSISSSNGDVNISNLTSQLGFDLSSSNGDIVVEHLNAKKGSISSSNGDINISNLTSQLGFELSSLNGDIVVKNTNASRYDLSNSKGQNRFKNMDVSESFSKGKSRINSLKVDNSNGDITVD from the coding sequence ATGTTTATTTCTGAAAAAATTTTCTTATCATCAATTGCAATTGTTTTAACTTTGTTCAGTGGTGGTATAGCGATTCAAAATGTTTCTGCTGCAAATTACCAATCTAAGAACACTACAATTACTAGTCTGCCTTCCCAAGTGATTAACCAAGTATCAATTTCTAGTATTAATGATAATGTTTATGTTAAAGTCGGGAACAAACTAAAGGTAAATTATGATGGCCCTCAAAAATATGCCCCAACAGTGCAAGTTAAAAATAAATGTTTAGAGATTTCTTCTTCTCGTCATTTTGCTTTTAATTTCTTCTCAAAAAAGAATTATAATATCACTATTACTCTGCCAAAAGATTACTTACAAAGTTTTTCAATTAATTCATCAAATGGAAACGTAACTGTAGAACAAATTAATACCCAAAAGGGTTCAATTTCAAGTTCAAATGGCGATGTTAATATCTCTAATCTTACTTCACAATTAGGATTTGACTTATCAAGCTCAAATGGTGATATCGTAGTAGAACACCTTAATGCTAAAAAGGGTTCAATTTCAAGTTCAAATGGCGATATTAATATTTCAAATCTTACTTCACAATTAGGATTTGAATTATCAAGTTTAAATGGTGATATTGTAGTAAAAAATACTAATGCTTCAAGATATGACCTTTCGAATTCTAAAGGGCAAAATAGATTTAAAAATATGGATGTATCAGAATCATTTTCAAAAGGGAAGTCAAGAATTAATTCATTAAAAGTTGATAACTCAAATGGTGATATCACAGTAGATTAA